In a single window of the Flavivirga spongiicola genome:
- a CDS encoding DUF4091 domain-containing protein, whose product MKKTLVVISLILVQYSVYAQKISLFDELAPLYPDTKIIEEVNHITLHAPKGGVLSVNILLNKLEEKDIIKINHNLEGLFYKVKTCRLLDVPVEENTGLDSRTEQYTNQTNPHVLRRAPFRVYEVLQPITFPFFSEHKTEAFNIKWAIPKQLSEGTYESTLEIKGLNFSKILHVTTVVHKSTVPDSGYNTYGYTNWFSLKRMAKSHDVDMWSQNHWELIKKYAEIMAEGRQNVFWVTLSDMFEKVQEVPQLQSARLEKLIKIFSDAGIYYIEFSPLAHRTKGDWSSTTLSSNLNSDMLVNSEEGYAFYETVFTQLKKIIDKNEWNGRIMFHISDEPTDEVVDDYKLFVKHLRKYFENASILEATMTLGLSDAVDYWCPQVQEYQKHQEFFENKKKAGDQVWVYTCLIPGGKWLNRLLDQHKLRQVYLGWSLAKFELGGYLHWGLNHYNSPNPFIKSVVDHPQLPNTKNKLPAGDTHIIYPGINEPWVSLRFNAHRIGLEDAELFKILEKKERIKLMESCFKLFDDYKTDIALYRKVRKRLLEKLDKN is encoded by the coding sequence ATGAAAAAAACGTTAGTTGTAATTAGTCTAATTTTAGTTCAATATTCAGTTTATGCTCAAAAAATAAGTCTGTTTGATGAGTTGGCACCATTATATCCAGACACTAAAATAATTGAAGAGGTTAATCATATAACATTACATGCACCAAAGGGAGGCGTGTTAAGTGTGAATATCCTTTTGAATAAATTGGAAGAAAAAGATATTATTAAGATCAACCATAATTTAGAAGGGTTATTTTATAAAGTGAAGACATGCAGATTACTTGATGTACCTGTAGAAGAAAACACGGGTTTAGATAGTAGAACCGAGCAGTACACTAACCAAACAAACCCACATGTTTTAAGAAGAGCTCCTTTTCGTGTTTATGAAGTTCTGCAGCCCATAACGTTTCCTTTTTTTAGCGAGCATAAAACAGAAGCATTTAATATAAAATGGGCTATTCCTAAGCAACTTTCAGAAGGAACTTATGAGTCAACACTTGAAATTAAAGGCTTAAATTTTTCCAAAATATTGCATGTTACAACGGTAGTCCACAAAAGTACCGTTCCAGATTCGGGATATAATACCTACGGATATACCAATTGGTTTAGTTTAAAAAGAATGGCTAAAAGTCATGACGTCGATATGTGGAGCCAAAACCATTGGGAGCTTATAAAAAAGTATGCTGAGATTATGGCAGAAGGAAGGCAAAATGTTTTTTGGGTAACGTTGTCTGATATGTTTGAAAAGGTGCAGGAAGTCCCTCAGTTGCAAAGTGCCAGATTGGAAAAATTAATTAAAATATTTTCTGATGCAGGAATCTATTACATTGAATTTTCACCCTTAGCACATAGAACAAAAGGAGATTGGTCTTCTACAACGCTGAGCTCTAATTTAAATTCAGATATGTTGGTAAATTCAGAAGAAGGCTATGCATTTTACGAAACCGTTTTTACCCAACTTAAAAAGATCATCGATAAAAATGAATGGAACGGACGTATCATGTTTCATATTTCTGACGAGCCTACTGATGAAGTTGTTGATGATTATAAATTATTTGTAAAACATTTGAGAAAATATTTTGAAAATGCATCAATTTTAGAAGCAACAATGACATTAGGGCTTTCTGATGCGGTTGATTATTGGTGTCCGCAAGTTCAGGAATATCAAAAACATCAAGAATTTTTTGAGAATAAAAAAAAGGCTGGTGACCAAGTTTGGGTGTATACCTGTTTAATTCCTGGAGGTAAATGGTTGAATCGTTTACTTGATCAGCATAAACTGCGTCAAGTATATTTAGGTTGGAGCTTAGCGAAGTTTGAACTGGGAGGCTATTTACATTGGGGTTTAAATCATTATAACTCGCCAAATCCATTTATAAAAAGCGTTGTAGATCATCCACAGCTACCTAATACAAAGAATAAATTACCGGCAGGAGATACCCATATTATTTATCCGGGAATTAATGAGCCATGGGTTTCCTTACGTTTTAACGCCCATAGGATAGGACTGGAAGATGCAGAACTTTTTAAGATATTAGAGAAAAAAGAAAGAATAAAACTCATGGAGTCCTGTTTTAAACTTTTTGATGATTATAAAACAGACATAGCACTTTACAGAAAAGTTCGAAAAAGATTACTTGAAAAATTAGATAAGAATTAA